The following coding sequences are from one Capsicum annuum cultivar UCD-10X-F1 chromosome 3, UCD10Xv1.1, whole genome shotgun sequence window:
- the LOC107864486 gene encoding DNA topoisomerase 3-beta isoform X2: MAPKILMVAEKPSIALSIASVLSAAQMSTRRGSTEVHEFDAMFLGSRAHYKVTSVIGHVFSVDFPAAFQDWTNTNPSDLFQAPVLKKETNPKAHICRHLSQEARGCTHLILWLDCDREGENICFEVIECTGFHTNDGRRIYRARFSSVTEKDILKAMNSLAEPNRDEALAVDARQEIDLKVGVAFTRFQTSYFNGKYGNLDARVISYGPCQTPTLGFCVYRYLQITMFKPEKFWMLHPYIMYKGYELKLEWERSRLFDADVAAMFRNRIMEDGTMRVVRVSEKLESKGRPSGLNTVNLLKVASSALGFGPQLAMQLAERLYTQGFISYPRTESTAYPSSFDFRGTLGALVHNPVFGDYAQKLLTESYNKPKAGTDAGDHPPITPMRSASEDSLGNDAWKLYQYICQHFLGTLSPDCKYRRIKVEFESGGEQFQCVGQLATVKGFTSIMPWLAISEKNLPEFAVGEKIEISKVDLDEGNTSPPDYLSESELISLMEKHGIGTDASISVHINNICERNYVQVQAGRRLVPTPLGISLIRGYQCIDSDLCLPDIRSFIEHQITLVAKGQADHSMVVQHVLEQFRRKFSYFVKQIENMDALFEAQFSPLSDSGRLLSKCGKCLRYMKYISTQPARLYCGTCEEVYYVPQKGTVKLYKELTCPLDNFELLLCSMPGPEGKSFPLCPYCYNCPPFEGIDAFFGAPKTGDSSKLGKGVGMPCFLCPHPTCPHSVIAQGVCACPECSGTLVLDPVSAPKWRLYCNVCNCLVSLPEGAHRISTTQDKCPECDSTIIEVDFNKKTTPLKEGATLHKGCILCDELLHSLVEMKHGRLFSRHGRRGRGRGRGRGGYRGRGRSNNKQQDPKMSFRDF; this comes from the exons ATGGCTCCAAAAATTCTTATG GTAGCTGAGAAGCCTAGCATTGCTTTATCAATTGCCTCAGTTTTATCTGCTGCTCAA ATGTCAACACGAAGAGGTAGTACAGAAGTCCATGAGTTCGATGCAATGTTTCTTGGATCACGGGCACATTATAAAGTGACTTCAGTGATTGGTCATGTTTTCAG CGTAGATTTTCCAGCAGCTTTTCAAGATTGGACAAATACAAATCCTTCAGATCTTTTCCAGGCACCGGTACTTAAGAAGGAAACAAACCCAAAG GCTCATATTTGTAGGCATCTAAGCCAGGAAGCCCGTGGTTGTACACATTTGATACTGTGGTTGGACTGTGACCGTGAAGGAGAAAATATATGCTTTGAAG TTATAGAGTGCACTGGATTTCACACAAACGATGGTAGAAGAATTTACCGTGCTCGATTCTCTTCTGTTACCGAAAAAGATATTCTGAAGGCAATGAATAGCCTAGCCGAACCCAACAGAGATGAGGCATTGGCTGTAGATGCACGTCAAGAGATTGATTTGAAAGTTGGAGTTGCATTTACACGTTTCCAGACTAGCTATTTCAATGGGAAATATGGAAATCTTGATGCAAGGGTTATCTC TTACGGGCCATGTCAAACTCCTACGCTTGGGTTCTGTGTGTATCGTTACCTGCAAATCACTATGTTCAAGCCAGAAAAGTTTTGGATGCTGCATCCATACATAATGTACAAGGGGTATGAACTCAAGTTAGAATGGGAACGTAGCAGGTTGTTCGATGCTGAT GTTGCTGCAATGTTTCGGAATAGAATAATGGAGGATGGGACTATGAGAGTTGTCCGTGTATCAGAAAAGCTGGAATCCAAAGGTCGTCCTTCTGGTCTAAACACAGTAAATCTTCTGAAG GTAGCTTCAAGTGCACTGGGCTTTGGTCCCCAGTTAGCTATGCAATTGGCTGAGCGTCTGTACACTCAAGGTTTTATCAG CTATCCACGTACAGAAAGCACGGCATATCCTTCTTCTTTTGACTTCAGAGGAACACTGGGGGCGTTAGTGCATAATCCTGTATTTGGTGATTATGCACAAAAGCTTTTAACTGAAAGTTATAATAAGCCAAAGGCAGGAACTGATGCAGGCGATCATCCTCCGATAACTCCGATGCGCTCAGCTAGTGAGGATAGTTTGGGAAATGATGCATGGAAACTGTACCAGTACATCTGCCAGCATTTTCTGGGAACTCTCTCTCCAGATTGCAAATATAGAAG GATAAAAGTTGAATTTGAAAGTGGCGGAGAGCAATTTCAGTGCGTTGGGCAGCTCGCCACAGTGAAAGGATTCACCTCTATTATGCCATGGCTGGCTATTAGTGAGAAGAATCTTCCTGAGTTCGCTGTAGGAGAGAAAATCGAGATTTCTAAAGTTGATCTAGATGAG GGGAACACTTCGCCTCCTGATTACCTCAGCGAAAGTGAGCTGATCTCTTTGATGGAGAAACATGGTATTGGAACCGATGCGTCGATCTCCGTGCATATTAACAACATATGCGAACGCAATTATGTCCAG GTACAAGCTGGGCGACGATTGGTTCCTACTCCTCTGGGTATCAGCTTGATAAGAGGGTATCAATGCATAGATTCTGATCTCTGTTTGCCCGACATACGAAGTTTTATCGAGCACCAGATCACTTTGGTAGCTAAAGGTCAAGCAGATCATTCAATGGTTGTGCAGCACGTACTAGAACAATTCCGAAGGAAGTTCAGTTATTTTGTTAAGCAG ATTGAAAACATGGATGCATTATTTGAAGCACAATTTTCTCCACTCTCTGACTCTGGACGTCTCCTTAGCAAATGTGGCAAATGCTTGCGATATATGAAATACATATCTACTCAGCCAGCTCGACTGTACTGTGGTACCTGTGAGGAAGTCTATTACGTACCCCAGAAGGGCACAGTCAAG cTGTACAAGGAGCTTACTTGCCCCCTTGATAATTTCGAGCTGTTATTATGCAGCATGCCCGGTCCAGAAGGCAAGTCGTTCCCTCTCTGTCCTTATTGCTATAACTGTCCCCCGTTTGAAGGCATCGATGCATTTTTTGGCGCTCCTAAAACTGGTGATTCTTCCAAGTTGGGAAAGGGAGTCGGAATGCCTTGCTTCCTCTGTCCGCACCCCACATGTCCACATTCTGTGATTGCACAAGGCGTTTGTGCCTGCCCAGAATGCAGCGGTACACTTGTTCTCGATCCTGTCAGCGCTCCGAAATGGAGGCTCTACTGCAACGTGTGCAACTGCCTCGTCTCTTTGCCCGAAGGTGCTCATCGGATTTCTACAACTCAGGATAAGTGTCCTGAATGTGACTCAACTATCATTGAAGTCGATTTCAATAAGAAAACAACGCCCTTGAAAGAGGGCGCTACGCTCCATAAGGGATGTATTCTTTGCGACGAGCTGCTGCATTCACTCGTGGAAATGAAACACGGAAGATTGTTTTCTAGGCATGGAAGGAGAGGACGAggtagaggaagaggaagaggaggttATCGCGGAAGAGGCCGGAGCAACAACAAACAGCAAGACCctaaaatgagttttcgagattTCTAA
- the LOC107864486 gene encoding DNA topoisomerase 3-beta isoform X3, with translation MAPKILMVAEKPSIALSIASVLSAAQIFQQLFKIGQIQILQIFSRHRYLRRKQTQRHLSQEARGCTHLILWLDCDREGENICFEVIECTGFHTNDGRRIYRARFSSVTEKDILKAMNSLAEPNRDEALAVDARQEIDLKVGVAFTRFQTSYFNGKYGNLDARVISYGPCQTPTLGFCVYRYLQITMFKPEKFWMLHPYIMYKGYELKLEWERSRLFDADVAAMFRNRIMEDGTMRVVRVSEKLESKGRPSGLNTVNLLKVASSALGFGPQLAMQLAERLYTQGFISYPRTESTAYPSSFDFRGTLGALVHNPVFGDYAQKLLTESYNKPKAGTDAGDHPPITPMRSASEDSLGNDAWKLYQYICQHFLGTLSPDCKYRRIKVEFESGGEQFQCVGQLATVKGFTSIMPWLAISEKNLPEFAVGEKIEISKVDLDEGNTSPPDYLSESELISLMEKHGIGTDASISVHINNICERNYVQVQAGRRLVPTPLGISLIRGYQCIDSDLCLPDIRSFIEHQITLVAKGQADHSMVVQHVLEQFRRKFSYFVKQIENMDALFEAQFSPLSDSGRLLSKCGKCLRYMKYISTQPARLYCGTCEEVYYVPQKGTVKLYKELTCPLDNFELLLCSMPGPEGKSFPLCPYCYNCPPFEGIDAFFGAPKTGDSSKLGKGVGMPCFLCPHPTCPHSVIAQGVCACPECSGTLVLDPVSAPKWRLYCNVCNCLVSLPEGAHRISTTQDKCPECDSTIIEVDFNKKTTPLKEGATLHKGCILCDELLHSLVEMKHGRLFSRHGRRGRGRGRGRGGYRGRGRSNNKQQDPKMSFRDF, from the exons ATGGCTCCAAAAATTCTTATG GTAGCTGAGAAGCCTAGCATTGCTTTATCAATTGCCTCAGTTTTATCTGCTGCTCAA ATTTTCCAGCAGCTTTTCAAGATTGGACAAATACAAATCCTTCAGATCTTTTCCAGGCACCGGTACTTAAGAAGGAAACAAACCCAAAG GCATCTAAGCCAGGAAGCCCGTGGTTGTACACATTTGATACTGTGGTTGGACTGTGACCGTGAAGGAGAAAATATATGCTTTGAAG TTATAGAGTGCACTGGATTTCACACAAACGATGGTAGAAGAATTTACCGTGCTCGATTCTCTTCTGTTACCGAAAAAGATATTCTGAAGGCAATGAATAGCCTAGCCGAACCCAACAGAGATGAGGCATTGGCTGTAGATGCACGTCAAGAGATTGATTTGAAAGTTGGAGTTGCATTTACACGTTTCCAGACTAGCTATTTCAATGGGAAATATGGAAATCTTGATGCAAGGGTTATCTC TTACGGGCCATGTCAAACTCCTACGCTTGGGTTCTGTGTGTATCGTTACCTGCAAATCACTATGTTCAAGCCAGAAAAGTTTTGGATGCTGCATCCATACATAATGTACAAGGGGTATGAACTCAAGTTAGAATGGGAACGTAGCAGGTTGTTCGATGCTGAT GTTGCTGCAATGTTTCGGAATAGAATAATGGAGGATGGGACTATGAGAGTTGTCCGTGTATCAGAAAAGCTGGAATCCAAAGGTCGTCCTTCTGGTCTAAACACAGTAAATCTTCTGAAG GTAGCTTCAAGTGCACTGGGCTTTGGTCCCCAGTTAGCTATGCAATTGGCTGAGCGTCTGTACACTCAAGGTTTTATCAG CTATCCACGTACAGAAAGCACGGCATATCCTTCTTCTTTTGACTTCAGAGGAACACTGGGGGCGTTAGTGCATAATCCTGTATTTGGTGATTATGCACAAAAGCTTTTAACTGAAAGTTATAATAAGCCAAAGGCAGGAACTGATGCAGGCGATCATCCTCCGATAACTCCGATGCGCTCAGCTAGTGAGGATAGTTTGGGAAATGATGCATGGAAACTGTACCAGTACATCTGCCAGCATTTTCTGGGAACTCTCTCTCCAGATTGCAAATATAGAAG GATAAAAGTTGAATTTGAAAGTGGCGGAGAGCAATTTCAGTGCGTTGGGCAGCTCGCCACAGTGAAAGGATTCACCTCTATTATGCCATGGCTGGCTATTAGTGAGAAGAATCTTCCTGAGTTCGCTGTAGGAGAGAAAATCGAGATTTCTAAAGTTGATCTAGATGAG GGGAACACTTCGCCTCCTGATTACCTCAGCGAAAGTGAGCTGATCTCTTTGATGGAGAAACATGGTATTGGAACCGATGCGTCGATCTCCGTGCATATTAACAACATATGCGAACGCAATTATGTCCAG GTACAAGCTGGGCGACGATTGGTTCCTACTCCTCTGGGTATCAGCTTGATAAGAGGGTATCAATGCATAGATTCTGATCTCTGTTTGCCCGACATACGAAGTTTTATCGAGCACCAGATCACTTTGGTAGCTAAAGGTCAAGCAGATCATTCAATGGTTGTGCAGCACGTACTAGAACAATTCCGAAGGAAGTTCAGTTATTTTGTTAAGCAG ATTGAAAACATGGATGCATTATTTGAAGCACAATTTTCTCCACTCTCTGACTCTGGACGTCTCCTTAGCAAATGTGGCAAATGCTTGCGATATATGAAATACATATCTACTCAGCCAGCTCGACTGTACTGTGGTACCTGTGAGGAAGTCTATTACGTACCCCAGAAGGGCACAGTCAAG cTGTACAAGGAGCTTACTTGCCCCCTTGATAATTTCGAGCTGTTATTATGCAGCATGCCCGGTCCAGAAGGCAAGTCGTTCCCTCTCTGTCCTTATTGCTATAACTGTCCCCCGTTTGAAGGCATCGATGCATTTTTTGGCGCTCCTAAAACTGGTGATTCTTCCAAGTTGGGAAAGGGAGTCGGAATGCCTTGCTTCCTCTGTCCGCACCCCACATGTCCACATTCTGTGATTGCACAAGGCGTTTGTGCCTGCCCAGAATGCAGCGGTACACTTGTTCTCGATCCTGTCAGCGCTCCGAAATGGAGGCTCTACTGCAACGTGTGCAACTGCCTCGTCTCTTTGCCCGAAGGTGCTCATCGGATTTCTACAACTCAGGATAAGTGTCCTGAATGTGACTCAACTATCATTGAAGTCGATTTCAATAAGAAAACAACGCCCTTGAAAGAGGGCGCTACGCTCCATAAGGGATGTATTCTTTGCGACGAGCTGCTGCATTCACTCGTGGAAATGAAACACGGAAGATTGTTTTCTAGGCATGGAAGGAGAGGACGAggtagaggaagaggaagaggaggttATCGCGGAAGAGGCCGGAGCAACAACAAACAGCAAGACCctaaaatgagttttcgagattTCTAA
- the LOC107864486 gene encoding DNA topoisomerase 3-beta isoform X1, protein MAPKILMVAEKPSIALSIASVLSAAQHQFGGYASSDSRMSRKCVEQYRQMSTRRGSTEVHEFDAMFLGSRAHYKVTSVIGHVFSVDFPAAFQDWTNTNPSDLFQAPVLKKETNPKAHICRHLSQEARGCTHLILWLDCDREGENICFEVIECTGFHTNDGRRIYRARFSSVTEKDILKAMNSLAEPNRDEALAVDARQEIDLKVGVAFTRFQTSYFNGKYGNLDARVISYGPCQTPTLGFCVYRYLQITMFKPEKFWMLHPYIMYKGYELKLEWERSRLFDADVAAMFRNRIMEDGTMRVVRVSEKLESKGRPSGLNTVNLLKVASSALGFGPQLAMQLAERLYTQGFISYPRTESTAYPSSFDFRGTLGALVHNPVFGDYAQKLLTESYNKPKAGTDAGDHPPITPMRSASEDSLGNDAWKLYQYICQHFLGTLSPDCKYRRIKVEFESGGEQFQCVGQLATVKGFTSIMPWLAISEKNLPEFAVGEKIEISKVDLDEGNTSPPDYLSESELISLMEKHGIGTDASISVHINNICERNYVQVQAGRRLVPTPLGISLIRGYQCIDSDLCLPDIRSFIEHQITLVAKGQADHSMVVQHVLEQFRRKFSYFVKQIENMDALFEAQFSPLSDSGRLLSKCGKCLRYMKYISTQPARLYCGTCEEVYYVPQKGTVKLYKELTCPLDNFELLLCSMPGPEGKSFPLCPYCYNCPPFEGIDAFFGAPKTGDSSKLGKGVGMPCFLCPHPTCPHSVIAQGVCACPECSGTLVLDPVSAPKWRLYCNVCNCLVSLPEGAHRISTTQDKCPECDSTIIEVDFNKKTTPLKEGATLHKGCILCDELLHSLVEMKHGRLFSRHGRRGRGRGRGRGGYRGRGRSNNKQQDPKMSFRDF, encoded by the exons ATGGCTCCAAAAATTCTTATG GTAGCTGAGAAGCCTAGCATTGCTTTATCAATTGCCTCAGTTTTATCTGCTGCTCAA CACCAATTTGGTGGATATGCTTCTTCAGATTCTCGTATGTCACGTAAATGTGTTGAGCAGTACCGTCAG ATGTCAACACGAAGAGGTAGTACAGAAGTCCATGAGTTCGATGCAATGTTTCTTGGATCACGGGCACATTATAAAGTGACTTCAGTGATTGGTCATGTTTTCAG CGTAGATTTTCCAGCAGCTTTTCAAGATTGGACAAATACAAATCCTTCAGATCTTTTCCAGGCACCGGTACTTAAGAAGGAAACAAACCCAAAG GCTCATATTTGTAGGCATCTAAGCCAGGAAGCCCGTGGTTGTACACATTTGATACTGTGGTTGGACTGTGACCGTGAAGGAGAAAATATATGCTTTGAAG TTATAGAGTGCACTGGATTTCACACAAACGATGGTAGAAGAATTTACCGTGCTCGATTCTCTTCTGTTACCGAAAAAGATATTCTGAAGGCAATGAATAGCCTAGCCGAACCCAACAGAGATGAGGCATTGGCTGTAGATGCACGTCAAGAGATTGATTTGAAAGTTGGAGTTGCATTTACACGTTTCCAGACTAGCTATTTCAATGGGAAATATGGAAATCTTGATGCAAGGGTTATCTC TTACGGGCCATGTCAAACTCCTACGCTTGGGTTCTGTGTGTATCGTTACCTGCAAATCACTATGTTCAAGCCAGAAAAGTTTTGGATGCTGCATCCATACATAATGTACAAGGGGTATGAACTCAAGTTAGAATGGGAACGTAGCAGGTTGTTCGATGCTGAT GTTGCTGCAATGTTTCGGAATAGAATAATGGAGGATGGGACTATGAGAGTTGTCCGTGTATCAGAAAAGCTGGAATCCAAAGGTCGTCCTTCTGGTCTAAACACAGTAAATCTTCTGAAG GTAGCTTCAAGTGCACTGGGCTTTGGTCCCCAGTTAGCTATGCAATTGGCTGAGCGTCTGTACACTCAAGGTTTTATCAG CTATCCACGTACAGAAAGCACGGCATATCCTTCTTCTTTTGACTTCAGAGGAACACTGGGGGCGTTAGTGCATAATCCTGTATTTGGTGATTATGCACAAAAGCTTTTAACTGAAAGTTATAATAAGCCAAAGGCAGGAACTGATGCAGGCGATCATCCTCCGATAACTCCGATGCGCTCAGCTAGTGAGGATAGTTTGGGAAATGATGCATGGAAACTGTACCAGTACATCTGCCAGCATTTTCTGGGAACTCTCTCTCCAGATTGCAAATATAGAAG GATAAAAGTTGAATTTGAAAGTGGCGGAGAGCAATTTCAGTGCGTTGGGCAGCTCGCCACAGTGAAAGGATTCACCTCTATTATGCCATGGCTGGCTATTAGTGAGAAGAATCTTCCTGAGTTCGCTGTAGGAGAGAAAATCGAGATTTCTAAAGTTGATCTAGATGAG GGGAACACTTCGCCTCCTGATTACCTCAGCGAAAGTGAGCTGATCTCTTTGATGGAGAAACATGGTATTGGAACCGATGCGTCGATCTCCGTGCATATTAACAACATATGCGAACGCAATTATGTCCAG GTACAAGCTGGGCGACGATTGGTTCCTACTCCTCTGGGTATCAGCTTGATAAGAGGGTATCAATGCATAGATTCTGATCTCTGTTTGCCCGACATACGAAGTTTTATCGAGCACCAGATCACTTTGGTAGCTAAAGGTCAAGCAGATCATTCAATGGTTGTGCAGCACGTACTAGAACAATTCCGAAGGAAGTTCAGTTATTTTGTTAAGCAG ATTGAAAACATGGATGCATTATTTGAAGCACAATTTTCTCCACTCTCTGACTCTGGACGTCTCCTTAGCAAATGTGGCAAATGCTTGCGATATATGAAATACATATCTACTCAGCCAGCTCGACTGTACTGTGGTACCTGTGAGGAAGTCTATTACGTACCCCAGAAGGGCACAGTCAAG cTGTACAAGGAGCTTACTTGCCCCCTTGATAATTTCGAGCTGTTATTATGCAGCATGCCCGGTCCAGAAGGCAAGTCGTTCCCTCTCTGTCCTTATTGCTATAACTGTCCCCCGTTTGAAGGCATCGATGCATTTTTTGGCGCTCCTAAAACTGGTGATTCTTCCAAGTTGGGAAAGGGAGTCGGAATGCCTTGCTTCCTCTGTCCGCACCCCACATGTCCACATTCTGTGATTGCACAAGGCGTTTGTGCCTGCCCAGAATGCAGCGGTACACTTGTTCTCGATCCTGTCAGCGCTCCGAAATGGAGGCTCTACTGCAACGTGTGCAACTGCCTCGTCTCTTTGCCCGAAGGTGCTCATCGGATTTCTACAACTCAGGATAAGTGTCCTGAATGTGACTCAACTATCATTGAAGTCGATTTCAATAAGAAAACAACGCCCTTGAAAGAGGGCGCTACGCTCCATAAGGGATGTATTCTTTGCGACGAGCTGCTGCATTCACTCGTGGAAATGAAACACGGAAGATTGTTTTCTAGGCATGGAAGGAGAGGACGAggtagaggaagaggaagaggaggttATCGCGGAAGAGGCCGGAGCAACAACAAACAGCAAGACCctaaaatgagttttcgagattTCTAA
- the LOC107864486 gene encoding DNA topoisomerase 3-beta isoform X4: MFSDFPAAFQDWTNTNPSDLFQAPVLKKETNPKAHICRHLSQEARGCTHLILWLDCDREGENICFEVIECTGFHTNDGRRIYRARFSSVTEKDILKAMNSLAEPNRDEALAVDARQEIDLKVGVAFTRFQTSYFNGKYGNLDARVISYGPCQTPTLGFCVYRYLQITMFKPEKFWMLHPYIMYKGYELKLEWERSRLFDADVAAMFRNRIMEDGTMRVVRVSEKLESKGRPSGLNTVNLLKVASSALGFGPQLAMQLAERLYTQGFISYPRTESTAYPSSFDFRGTLGALVHNPVFGDYAQKLLTESYNKPKAGTDAGDHPPITPMRSASEDSLGNDAWKLYQYICQHFLGTLSPDCKYRRIKVEFESGGEQFQCVGQLATVKGFTSIMPWLAISEKNLPEFAVGEKIEISKVDLDEGNTSPPDYLSESELISLMEKHGIGTDASISVHINNICERNYVQVQAGRRLVPTPLGISLIRGYQCIDSDLCLPDIRSFIEHQITLVAKGQADHSMVVQHVLEQFRRKFSYFVKQIENMDALFEAQFSPLSDSGRLLSKCGKCLRYMKYISTQPARLYCGTCEEVYYVPQKGTVKLYKELTCPLDNFELLLCSMPGPEGKSFPLCPYCYNCPPFEGIDAFFGAPKTGDSSKLGKGVGMPCFLCPHPTCPHSVIAQGVCACPECSGTLVLDPVSAPKWRLYCNVCNCLVSLPEGAHRISTTQDKCPECDSTIIEVDFNKKTTPLKEGATLHKGCILCDELLHSLVEMKHGRLFSRHGRRGRGRGRGRGGYRGRGRSNNKQQDPKMSFRDF; the protein is encoded by the exons ATGTTTTCAG ATTTTCCAGCAGCTTTTCAAGATTGGACAAATACAAATCCTTCAGATCTTTTCCAGGCACCGGTACTTAAGAAGGAAACAAACCCAAAG GCTCATATTTGTAGGCATCTAAGCCAGGAAGCCCGTGGTTGTACACATTTGATACTGTGGTTGGACTGTGACCGTGAAGGAGAAAATATATGCTTTGAAG TTATAGAGTGCACTGGATTTCACACAAACGATGGTAGAAGAATTTACCGTGCTCGATTCTCTTCTGTTACCGAAAAAGATATTCTGAAGGCAATGAATAGCCTAGCCGAACCCAACAGAGATGAGGCATTGGCTGTAGATGCACGTCAAGAGATTGATTTGAAAGTTGGAGTTGCATTTACACGTTTCCAGACTAGCTATTTCAATGGGAAATATGGAAATCTTGATGCAAGGGTTATCTC TTACGGGCCATGTCAAACTCCTACGCTTGGGTTCTGTGTGTATCGTTACCTGCAAATCACTATGTTCAAGCCAGAAAAGTTTTGGATGCTGCATCCATACATAATGTACAAGGGGTATGAACTCAAGTTAGAATGGGAACGTAGCAGGTTGTTCGATGCTGAT GTTGCTGCAATGTTTCGGAATAGAATAATGGAGGATGGGACTATGAGAGTTGTCCGTGTATCAGAAAAGCTGGAATCCAAAGGTCGTCCTTCTGGTCTAAACACAGTAAATCTTCTGAAG GTAGCTTCAAGTGCACTGGGCTTTGGTCCCCAGTTAGCTATGCAATTGGCTGAGCGTCTGTACACTCAAGGTTTTATCAG CTATCCACGTACAGAAAGCACGGCATATCCTTCTTCTTTTGACTTCAGAGGAACACTGGGGGCGTTAGTGCATAATCCTGTATTTGGTGATTATGCACAAAAGCTTTTAACTGAAAGTTATAATAAGCCAAAGGCAGGAACTGATGCAGGCGATCATCCTCCGATAACTCCGATGCGCTCAGCTAGTGAGGATAGTTTGGGAAATGATGCATGGAAACTGTACCAGTACATCTGCCAGCATTTTCTGGGAACTCTCTCTCCAGATTGCAAATATAGAAG GATAAAAGTTGAATTTGAAAGTGGCGGAGAGCAATTTCAGTGCGTTGGGCAGCTCGCCACAGTGAAAGGATTCACCTCTATTATGCCATGGCTGGCTATTAGTGAGAAGAATCTTCCTGAGTTCGCTGTAGGAGAGAAAATCGAGATTTCTAAAGTTGATCTAGATGAG GGGAACACTTCGCCTCCTGATTACCTCAGCGAAAGTGAGCTGATCTCTTTGATGGAGAAACATGGTATTGGAACCGATGCGTCGATCTCCGTGCATATTAACAACATATGCGAACGCAATTATGTCCAG GTACAAGCTGGGCGACGATTGGTTCCTACTCCTCTGGGTATCAGCTTGATAAGAGGGTATCAATGCATAGATTCTGATCTCTGTTTGCCCGACATACGAAGTTTTATCGAGCACCAGATCACTTTGGTAGCTAAAGGTCAAGCAGATCATTCAATGGTTGTGCAGCACGTACTAGAACAATTCCGAAGGAAGTTCAGTTATTTTGTTAAGCAG ATTGAAAACATGGATGCATTATTTGAAGCACAATTTTCTCCACTCTCTGACTCTGGACGTCTCCTTAGCAAATGTGGCAAATGCTTGCGATATATGAAATACATATCTACTCAGCCAGCTCGACTGTACTGTGGTACCTGTGAGGAAGTCTATTACGTACCCCAGAAGGGCACAGTCAAG cTGTACAAGGAGCTTACTTGCCCCCTTGATAATTTCGAGCTGTTATTATGCAGCATGCCCGGTCCAGAAGGCAAGTCGTTCCCTCTCTGTCCTTATTGCTATAACTGTCCCCCGTTTGAAGGCATCGATGCATTTTTTGGCGCTCCTAAAACTGGTGATTCTTCCAAGTTGGGAAAGGGAGTCGGAATGCCTTGCTTCCTCTGTCCGCACCCCACATGTCCACATTCTGTGATTGCACAAGGCGTTTGTGCCTGCCCAGAATGCAGCGGTACACTTGTTCTCGATCCTGTCAGCGCTCCGAAATGGAGGCTCTACTGCAACGTGTGCAACTGCCTCGTCTCTTTGCCCGAAGGTGCTCATCGGATTTCTACAACTCAGGATAAGTGTCCTGAATGTGACTCAACTATCATTGAAGTCGATTTCAATAAGAAAACAACGCCCTTGAAAGAGGGCGCTACGCTCCATAAGGGATGTATTCTTTGCGACGAGCTGCTGCATTCACTCGTGGAAATGAAACACGGAAGATTGTTTTCTAGGCATGGAAGGAGAGGACGAggtagaggaagaggaagaggaggttATCGCGGAAGAGGCCGGAGCAACAACAAACAGCAAGACCctaaaatgagttttcgagattTCTAA